The Acipenser ruthenus chromosome 15, fAciRut3.2 maternal haplotype, whole genome shotgun sequence genomic sequence gagggggttaaaacctttATCTCCTGAATTTGAAGCTGCCACAAAACCTCTGCTCCATGCTCCCATAACCTATAGGTCTTGGTTGTGGGTGCCCACTTCAGGCACTCATGTCCAATAAAGGTAAAACCCCATTTAATTATATTCAAACCACTGAACCATTCTTGGAATCAATGTTGAGATGACTGTTGTATTTAAGGAGACAGCGAGTCCCATCCTTGTGGTGAATTCCTGTAAAAAAGTGAAAGATTCAAATAACTGAATGCATGGACCACACACCAAGTGTGTAACTCAGTTCAAGGACTCAAGGATTACAAGAACATGCATGAACTCCTGTCTTATCCTTGCATCCTTGTTGGATTATCTGCCATGTTAAACAGGCATTGACACCTCTTGCATGTCTTGTTTGATCCTAGCACATTCGTCTGTTACCAGCATGAGAGTGGTATTCTGTGCCAATAATTGTCCGAGCATGTGTGGCCCAACACATACTACTGCAGAAATGTGGCTCTCTTTTTTCGAGTTCAGAACAGTGCAAGCACTAGCATGCCATAAGAAATATGAAAAAATTCCAAACTGTTCAATAGCGGTTACTACCATACAGATATGTAATGAATAAATGTTTCACATTTCACTGTAACACATGGCATGCCTACAGGAACAGTTTTCATTTATGTTTTGTACTAAGAATGCACCAACAATGACAGATGTTTCTATAGTGTATAATTTTAATTTCACCATGAATCCAGACACCCTCCTTGTAGTGTGGCTGGGTTTTAACATGGGGTTAGTGGATTATGGAGAACAAACCAACGATCCTGCAACTAAGAAGTATTCTCTGTTACCATAATCCACAGATTGAAAACTACTGGAAGAAGGATTTTGGGACCAAAACGTTTTGATATAATAATAGACATGCAATGACATTGCAATAACTAGGGGAACACCAGTGATTTCTGCTCTTGCTTATGTTGTGACCAACATTTTTAGTAACTGATGTACATGGAAAAGCCCTGGATCGGGCCATTTCCATTGAATTATACACTTGTTCCACCAGTATTACCATGTAAGAGTAAAACACAGTCATTCCCATGTTATAAAGTGGTGATGTGTAGCATGTACCCTACTGGTGAATGCTAAGTGCGTAGGTTTCATATTTGATTCCATCGTTCTGGAAAGGTATGTAAGGCTTGAGGCAGCAATCACTGCCCGTTGCAAAAGCACAACGCTGCTATCTATGAACCTGGTATCTCTGCTGAAACCTAGCTGCTGAAGGCACTTTGGGATCTGCATCCCACCCCCTTGTAGTCAGGGTTTCTACACTGTTTAAGGATTTAATAAGAAGTTGTATAGAGCACCTGCTCCTTTCATCTACAaattgttgtgtttaaaaccaTTAGTACATTTGGCTCTGAGCCTGTACAAATTGGGGATCCCAACAAAATGAAACGATCCATATGTTATTGCTGCCCTTCCATCAGAGTAACTATAAAGGATAGACTACATTGATAACATGTGGAACCATATAATTCATGGAAATTACTATATATGTAAGCCGTTTGCTTATGTTCCCCCTAGTACTGTTTCGTTGTGGGGTTTGTCCAGCACAGATTTGTTTTGCACATAACTTTAATATTTGCTTTAAATACTATGTGCAAATATACATTGTAATATTTGATCTTATGCACGATGAATGTTGAAAGCAGGCCTACAGTTGGCATGAAAAGAATCGCGTTGGGTAATAAGGTAATATgttgtcctttttaaaaataagaaatactaATGGGAAGTTAAAATTgtacttatttttaaattgagTATGTCCAATTATAATGTTTCCCCCGATTACCCACATGACTCAGGAGACCCgtaggttcagtgggcgtcctccgatcccatgaccaagccagcttcctttttctcccaggaactcgagagcagatgtccgCTAGCTGCCGACCACTGGAgagcaaaggccagccctgcagggttcgctgtagctgTCGTTTTTACCTCCCTAACCGACGGGAgggccagagccaatgtgacgctctccttgggagtccccagcgaagacctgCTTACTTCGCACAGTCAGGacacgaacctgcgctgtatgattcacgctgcgcaccacgcggctgcgcttctaccaggtgagcagCCACTCGGGGATccaacattgtatttattaataacacGCGTGTAAAACCTCTTGCCTTTAATAAAAATCACGTTATTGTTTCTTGAAATGTTTTATGAAACGTGTATTTAATTTGCGCTAATTAGGTTATTTTGTGTACTGTTTGAAATGGACAGTTTTTAAATATGCAGGTCGAGATTATAGTTTTCTTTATTGGCGATGTTCTTGCAACCAATCCTCAAACGACACAGTGGTGAATCTGGGACACCGCGCTTGCAGATACAATGCTGTATATAgcggtgcatttttttttttttttaaatggtctgtcTACTGTTGGCCCAATTTCCTCTAAAAGCGCAcctggcaaaacaaacaaaaaaaaacttgtactGTTGCTGaatgaaaacaacacagcagAGACATAATCCCAGCCCAACACTCATGCCCATTTTAAGGTTACTCGTAACTGAATGGAAAGAAGGAACCATGTTGATAAAGGGGTTATAGGCTATAGACACATCTCTTGAAAGTGGACAAAGCAATGCGGTGCTGTCATCTGTTTGGCATATTGTAGCACACTGCACTTGCCATTTCTCAGAAAGAAGATTTTCTGATTAGTGTTAACATGAAGCTTCTGATTAGCaaagtggatatatatatatatatatatatatatatatatatatatatatatatatatatatatatatatatatatacacacatatgtgtgtgtgtgtttaattggcCAAATGTGGACTGATGTTGCAGTTTCTCAATGCTGGGTTATTTTGTCGAAGTTTAACCTGAATAGGCAACACGGTTCTTTATAGTGTCTTTATCTGGAACCCCTTTTAGTCCAATGAAGACTAAAATAGATATATTAAGgtaggggttttcaacctttttttgtcctgaggtttcagctaaagtaccatTTGCAATTTTCGCCcattgaatggtaccacagttgcaataaaatgcagaacaatccgcttaacacatttcttttttccccatttatttaatatatcatttttcagaagtctgggactgacaaactgctggtttaggacagaataccaaacagtaggcttcattcttaaaacttaattacatgtctttggaggCACAGAATTAAGACAGTATTTATGATTCCCTTTGGAAACacgtattcgctttctattcggcaaagtcattataaataatacaaaatagtctgcactgtaaatgtttattacttaccatttacttcccatctctgcataattatgtgtgccatttaaaatgtttacagtaataTCAAAACAATagcctcaagataaaactataataactaacaacaatgataaacatttttttttattattaaagccaTAATTAAATTAACCAAAGGGACTCTTTCTGTATAACTTTCTGTGGCTTTAGACTCTTGTGTTTACTTCCTTTTCTTTTGCAAGTCAGAAATGTAGGCCTATCAATTTCAAACACTGGaaacatattcaaccagccgctgttgcttttactaaaatgtagccgtgcctaataaataaaaaaagcaaacccAGCAAAATATGAGTATTGTGGttactatttatgtttaccagagcatgTATCATTCTAAAAAAATGCAGACACGCTGTGCTTCACTGACACGAcgagttgaaaacagcaaagatcaccaGCAGCACACAGctctctccaggcacaatcgcaGGACGCCGGCTTCACCTCTCGGAGTGGACGCGATagatgctgtgtttttttgttttttttttccatctgcggttcactttgagctgtGTTGAGTTATACACAGTGATTTACAGAATATATAATATCGTTacaaaatcaattcaagatcattattttcttttactgttgtttttatttgtcatTCCAAGACACTAGGCAAAGCAAGTAACATGCCACACGCACAATAATTCAAAAAGATCCCTCGCCCTTTCATTAAAATACATGCTGTGATGTGTGCAACGCTTCAAATAACTCAATATTATAGTTTCCTTGAGAAATAGTTTACTATAGTGTCTCCATCTCTGTATTCAATAAATGGAGGAGACATGTTCGGCTTGTTAATACTAATTATTTTGAGAGCAGCTCGTCTTgaaaatatttcagaaaaaaaattaaacccaGACAGCTGGTCATGTCAATGATGCGTAactccaattattattatttatttttgttttcctattgtcTGCAAACAATAGCCCAGTGAAATGGCATCAGAATTCTCATTTTCAAATGCACGATTTTATCCATCAGCGTGTTCCCTGACTTATAGGCCTAACGCTAATACTGTTATTTCCGCTGTTCTACTAAAAGACATTCATTTATATAactttcattttgttgttgatttGCAAACGTGTACGCTTCACTAAGGGTGCCTCTTAACTTACAGAAACGTATCGAATCCGTTCCGGTTGGGGTGGATTTATCTGAACCGCAGGGGTGGCCATATAGGTGGCCCTTTTGTTAAAGTCCTTTGTTCCAATATTCTAAACTGTCTCACTGAACCAATGAAAGCTCATTCCGGGCCCCTGAGTATTTACCTATCTTATTAAACGTGTTGTGGAAGGGCTCTCCAAGACCGGAATTGTCCACCCATTAAAGTGACGACAAAGTTATCTTCTGGACTGCTGCCAACGAAGATGCCTGTCACAATCGAGAGCAatgttggttttgtgatgtggacaccTAAGTGTTATGACTCGGACAATAACCAATATAACTCCATAGATTATAAACACATTGCAGTGACATGTTAAATCATTTTAGACACTGTAGGCGAACAAACACAGTTATAGACTAACTGTGTGTACAAACATTAATAGGCTATGTGTTATAATCTGCTGTTATTGGATTACATTGCTAACGTGGTGTTAACACCACTTTAATGTCTGTTGGGACTTCGgtttgacgtctcatctgaaggacgatTACTGAAAACTATGTAAGCAAACATATCTATAGTAAATACATTAGGCTATGTATCACATTCAATGAGAAATCtaacttttttttacttgttaATTGTGTTCAACGTGTAGTTTACGATCATTGAAAAGTAAGATAGAGTATCTCAAATGTGATAATGGAAGCATTCCATAATGTGATATTCCATATGGAACCACTTCTATCAAACGAATGTACAAGCTGTAAGAATGTTTCTttctaaacagaaaaagaatgcgGCTCCACGGGACTCTCAGGAACCCTGTTTTAACAGTGCATTATTCAGTAGTCAGAAACATTCAACCTACACATGGGAATCTTTTTAATGTTGCAACTAAGGATAGGAAGCTTTTAGTCTGTTTGAAAATGTAAGAACACACTGAAAATCCAGAAATGAACTCCTCCTAAATACGATAACGCTATCCATTTGGGTTACATTAGTAATACTCAACACTGTGTACACTGGTACATTACCAAGTCTGCACCGCTGTCAAGTGTTTAAGAATTAATCACCAACCAATCCAAGTGGTTATGAACACGGTTTGAGTATTTgcaatgtaaacacagttttttttttttttttttttggttgcgcTTGAATTTGTTTTGTGGGTATAAAGGAGTCTAAAACACGTACAtcacaaacatttatttattatctgtTCCAAAATATATTGAGGTTAGTTCTTACGCTTATGCAGCTAATAGCATATTGAACAACATACAGTCCTTGAATTCTCAATTGAATTTACTGTTAAAAACACCGATTTGTTTCTGCATCGCAAAATCAAAAGAAcatgtgtgtctgtatatatatatttgtgtgtgtgtgtgtgtgtgtgtgtgtgtgtgtaatcgcTTTATTATACCTACGTTATATTCACTATTATAGCACTATTCCAGTATTTCCCCTCatatgttattaaaatacaaaatattcatgaaatataaatactgtgtattttaGTATATGAACATCGCAGTATTATAAGCAGTAAAAGTGATAGACTTCACACACCAGGTTTCCTCACCTATTTGActttttgcttttaaataaacGATAGGGCGTGGTAGGACCGTTACAATACCATTCTACATTGTTAAACATAACCACAAAGAATTTGTGATTTTCTCCTTTTATAAATTCAGTCTCAATATTTAACCtggaaaaaacatatacataATAAACCCCAACCCTTTGCTTTTGTGATTGTAGTATTATATGCCGCTCCTTGATGGTAATCTACAATACACTGTACAACAAGCCACGTCATTGTTCTTTTgttgtttggttttgtgtttttttttcaatgtgttaggtctataacttttttttttttattgaacactGTTGTGTACTTGGGTTCCTTAACGAATTACAGATGCCCAAATTATACAAAAAGCAGCGCCTGTTTCAGTGCTTACTCCCGGGGCTTAAGTCATATGAAAGTTGGTATTTCTAGAGTGATTTTTTATTCCTGAGAGGTAATGGTTGTCTTAAAACATTACCAGGTGTCATGTATTTTGTGTAATGCACGCCACACATGAACAATTTGTATGTCCGTATATAATTGTACAAGCCTATAAGTTAGATTGCATTTTAAACGAAGGCAGGTGTGACTTCAGGCTCCGAACATCACGCAGGTTTCCAGTTTGCGGTTTCTCTTGAGCAGCAACACATCAAACAACTCCTGAAGTGTAAGGCGCCCGCAAAATTGGAGGAGAGATATAACGCTGGGTTGTTTAAGCTTTTGGGAGCTTTTCTTAAATATGTGCATATGAAATATTTTTCATACACTGCAATACGAAATATTAAATTTCTTGCATTTGTAAACGATGATTAATAACACGATTTGTAAATAGTTTTTGCAGTTTATggtactttttcatttaaaacctgTGTTCATAATCACATGGAAATAATACATGTATAAAACAGAGCATtgtaaaaattgtatttttaaaaacatatgctACATAAACAAAACCTCTGATTTTGGCACGTCTCTGTTAGTCATACTcgtgtttaaaaattaaatacatgttgtACTGTTTTACTGTCTTTTAGCTAAACGCATAATCGAGGTGATGTGTTTAGGTCTGTAAGCATTTAAGCTTAATACCATATCTAAACGTTTAGCGTCATTGTCTTATTGGAAACGAAGTCCATTTTTATATTAATCTATATttagataaatacactgaaaagTAAAATCCCACTTCTGCccctgactgactcactgtgtgactctgagcaagtcacttcacctcttGTGCtctatcctgcggatgagatgttaaatcaatgtcctattataagtgactgcataaaatgcacagttcacagcctacctctgtaaagcgctttgtgatggtggtaaacataaagatataataataataataataataataataataataataataataataataataataataataataaattaacttgtacagtatttatgaatATATTCAAAGGCTATGAAGTTAATGCACACAATCAACATTTCTTAACGCCCCACTGGACTGTATTAAAATGAaccgctattttttttttaaagaagacatTTCCATAACCCAGCTCATGAGTAGTATAAATCATGTAAAATGACCTGAAGGGGTTTCTTCAACTGAACCGTGCAGATATGTGAAAATAATATCAGGGCTTTCCGTCAGAATGAACTTCTCCACTGTATCCAGCCATGCAATAATCTGACCCGACACTTCAAACCATCTGCGCTATCTATCTGCCTTCTTATCTACCAAATCAGCCGGAGCACAAGACAAGCTGAATCTGATACTAAATCCATGCCCGGCACAGGGCACTGTCCTCCACCTTCTAAgagtattgtttgtttgttttcatgttgAATTCCCAAATACTTCCCACACTCCCCTATATTGACACCCCCTACATTGCTTAGAAAGTCGATTAATATTTTTcctcttagtttaaaaaaaaaaaataaaattctatgagcctatatttttgaaaaatatttgagACGAATCTGTTTGGATTTGGGTAAAACCAGTAggctaatttaaaatgttttgtttttatcagaacagaaaacaacaaGCCTTACTATCCATGGACTCAGTGCTTCTCAAACACGGAGCTATAATTACTGCAGCAGGGCTCTGCTGTAATCTAACAAAATGAGAAAAAGACGGGTTTTAATACGATTCTATTGTGTGTGGCAATGTTAAAGCTCCAAATGAGAAAAAACAATAATGcgtttcattaaaaatgtattttgaatcaTGGTTGTTTTAGCTGATAAAAAAGGGGGGCTGTAAAAGGATTCGCGTTTTGATACTGCAGAAACACGAAAAGACACGGAAGGCTGTTGTAAGGAAAGCAAAGgtcaaaatgtgtacatttttaaaaggcgCTGTCGAGCTGGGAGGTGCTGAAACCTCTATACGAACCTTTCCGCGTGATTGGCAAACTTGACAGTGATTGACAGGCATCCATGGCAACCACGCAACCAATCTGCCAAGTCCAATAGAAAATCAGCACAGAGCtgaatgccttttttttcttcaaaaaacaTCTCGGATCTAGTTGTATACCCTCGTACTTCAAGCCACCTCCACAGAGGCTGCTCGCCAGCCACAGGGCATTCTTTGTGTTTGATTTTTAACGGTTGATCTGTTGACTTAggattgctgctttttttttttggtctgagtccgaaagaaaaaaaaaggctccATGTTTCAGCTGCCCATCCTGAATTTTAGCCCCCAGCAGGTAGCTGGGGTATGTGAGACCTTAGAGGAAAGCGGAGACATTGAACGCCTTGGTCGCTTTCTGTGGTCCTTGCCAGTGGCACCTGCAGCCTGCGAGGTATTGAACAAAAACGAGTCCGTCCTTAGAGCGAGAGGCATCGTGGCCTTCCACACCGGGAATTTCAGAGACCTCTACCACATCTTGGAAAACCACAAGTTCACCAAGGAATCGCACGCCAAACTGCAGGCCCTCTGGCTGGAAGCACACTACCAAGAAGCGGAGAAGCTGAGAGGTCGCCCCTTAGGACCAGTGGACAAGTACCGGGTGAGAAAGAAGTTTCCTCTTCCCAGAACCATTTGGGACGGAGAACAAAAGACACATTGCTTCAAGGAGAGAACCAGGCACTTGCTAAGAGAATGGTACCTCCAAGACCCGTACCCTAATCCCAGCAAAAAAAGAGAGCTGGCCCAAGCGACCGGACTTACTCCAACACAAGTGGGAAACTGGTTCAAAAACCGCCGACAAagggacagagcagcagcagctaAAAACAGGTGTGTGTCTCTCGACCTGACCGTTTTGAATTTTGCCTGTAAAGACGGCATTGCAGAAAACGAAGAGGGCATTTCTATAATTTGGTTTCACCCATGCTTTCTGCATTTGGTTGTGCATGCTTATAGAAACTATATCAAGGcaaattttatttgtataaacatTTTACGATTGCTAAAAAAGTTGTTAATTTGCTGTAAATTGAAAACGCCGCCTTTTACTCCAAGGGGCGAGCATATCCTTCCTGAACATGCCTATACTGTTCTTCCTCAAAcacggtgtagtgttattttacttttacactAAATAACCTCGTAAGCATTCTGTGCTGCCATTGGTAAAATGTGTTAATATGAAACAATaggcatgcatatatatttttatgttatgattaaacaataattaatgtTCAGCAACCAAATGATCAAATTCCCATTggatgaaatttttttttttttttgcgttagaatcagtatttttctatttttcttctgAGCTTTGATCTGCAGAAAATGTGTGAACTGCAATTTACCATCGCATGTTTGGTTTTGAACAAAGGGTTGGACAGTTGAACTCAATGTCTACAAAATAGACTCTTTGCACATTAAAACAGCTTacaaatattgtgtgtgtgtgtgtgtgtgtgtgtgtgtgtgtgtgtgtgtgtgtgtggcgttTTGTTGCCATGAACATGACGCTCAATTAAGTGAACAAGACTTACGGTTTAAGCTTCAGGGCCCTACATTAATTGTTTGCGTAGTTATTGCATAAGTATGAtagaacaaaatataaatatattttctttggaACCAGTCGATTCGTAGCCattgtatttaaattatcattGTAACCTTGTGTGGGCATCGACAGTCCTGTTCTTATCAAGCTGTCTTTCTCTCTTGGCAAGGCTGCAGCAGCAAGTCTTGTCCCAGGGGTCGGTTCGCTCCTTGACCGAGGAGGAGAGTACAGTGGACCGGCTTGGGGCCGCCTCCAGTCCCGAAGCCAGCCTTTCCAGCAAGGCAGCAGATCCTGCCATCTCCATCACATCTAGCGACAGTGAATGTGACATCTGATACAACCtgcaaaaaataaagcaaaaggaAATCCAGAAATAACTATAAACAGTGCCTGCATAAACATAAACCCATAGCGACATCTTCAGATCGAGCCTTTAGCAATGGCTGCCAAATGCTAGGGATTCATCGGAATGCACtgtcttaaaaaaaatgtgttctacgttttctttttttatgttattttttttccagtggaAGACTTTttggactttaaaaaaaagaagaaaacacaaactATAAATCCTTTATTAAAAGGATCTACTGAAAACGATGCATCAAAGCAAGTATGCCAAGTACAACATTTTGACCGCCTGCCCTTTTCTCTTCTGTGGGTATTTCATGTTGAAAAAGAAAAGCCGCTGTTagatttttactttacttttaaagTGATATCAATaatgtttattaattatttaaaggaTTGGCTGTGTTAgaatttggttttattttgcttgatgtttttgtgtgtgtgtgaattgtaGAGCATGTGCGCTGAGTAGTGGACcatatgctgttttaaaaaaaaagaaatgaataaatatttgGTGATCAAACAGATTCAAATTgatatgctttttgttttatagtttaaaaTGCGTTGGGTGTCTTCTGGTTTACCAGCGTGCGGTGTTGCATTGTGCCTTCgcgttttattattatatattatgaaTTCCTTGTTTATTGGTTATTTTAGGCAGCATTGGGAagtagataaagaaaaaaaaacagttaaaaacaaatgttttaatgaGGTTTTAATATCCCAGTTTTTGTTAAGCTCCTGTGTAGACTTATGTAAAGGCCAATACAAAACGACATTGACCTGcattcatttgttgttgttgggCCAATGAGAACAATGGTTGTATTGCTTTTAATACATGTGTTAGTGTGTTCGACTAAGGACAGCACGGGTTTGCAACAAATCTCTGACTCAGAACacaatttgttttacttttaacaaaAACGTGCCAGCCATCGacataaatgttatttatttatttattttaaatacaaatcgtCTTGTCCTTATGGGACTGCTCTGTTTTAAGAGTGTGGACGTTTAAACCAACAAATTGTCGGGGTTATTTATCAACTGAATTGTGTGGACCACTGTTAGGAACTTTATTTTTGACGTGTCACGATTGTATAGCTAATTTCTATGAATGGTAAATTACACTTTACCTGCAAGAACTATATAGCTTAGTAAGCCATGAAGTGAAATGTGGCTGTATCTTAAAATAAGGTTATTTATGTAGTGtattctttcatatatatatatatatatatatatatatatatatatatatatatatatatatatatatatatatatatatatgctagaAGCAGACAGATCTAGCCTAAGTGAATATGTCAATGGTACCAACGCATAGATAATTCGACTTATGGAATATGGAACACCAAACAATCGAAACACAgctttgtagtatattttgtttgtttaaatctcattatattgtaaatgtactcatttataaaatgaataaacagagcTAGTAACATATACGACATTTTAAGATATGGGTGGTGCTTGTTGAAATCTGTTGAAAAAGAGATAGGAAATCCGGATAACACATTGGTAACACTCCTTTGTGTGCTTTAGAAGTATTTACACTTCATCTTGAAGGAACCGCTTCATTGTAAAACAAGCGCTCTGGCTATACAAAGGATCAATATTAGACTCGCCggatattttaaaacagcaaaacctCTGAACAACTGCTTTCTCAGCgtggaagaaaaaacaaatatcaGTCTTAAACAGACTGAGCCTTTTCTTAGCAAAAGGATTTCCTATTATACAATTTGACGTTGATCTTTAAACCGTTGAGCTGTGCTCTTTTTGTCTGCTCCGTCTCATTTCATTTGGTTTTGGGGACTCTTCCTGATTAATCTGATTGCTTTGAAACAGCAAGAATTACGGAGACATAAATACGGTTTTAGAAAGCCGGATAAAGCTCTATCTGTAGATGcaaagctatggccaaacgttttgtatcaccctgtagaattaactaatgttgcttcataaagtcgaatgaaacttgctgctgaataatgttatg encodes the following:
- the LOC117422673 gene encoding homeobox protein SIX6 yields the protein MFQLPILNFSPQQVAGVCETLEESGDIERLGRFLWSLPVAPAACEVLNKNESVLRARGIVAFHTGNFRDLYHILENHKFTKESHAKLQALWLEAHYQEAEKLRGRPLGPVDKYRVRKKFPLPRTIWDGEQKTHCFKERTRHLLREWYLQDPYPNPSKKRELAQATGLTPTQVGNWFKNRRQRDRAAAAKNRLQQQVLSQGSVRSLTEEESTVDRLGAASSPEASLSSKAADPAISITSSDSECDI